A genome region from Methanobacterium formicicum includes the following:
- a CDS encoding methyltransferase family protein, whose protein sequence is MVEIEKKDKILFIFMAAAILCSYLLLEDKTLLYLFLLIFLGYSFTSLYVSHHYGAQIKGWSSVIAERDYTSFLLTIPQAGIMGALVITLYPGFYMPIPLIAGFILMIVGMGFNLVVRKELGKNWVPLSKTTPNQELVTDGLYSRVRHPFYLSILILFTGVAVISWNWYGLIFLMALVGGLIIRIKKEENNLIIKFGDEYQEYMEKTGMLIPKIT, encoded by the coding sequence GTGGTTGAAATAGAAAAAAAGGATAAAATCCTATTCATATTCATGGCTGCAGCCATCTTATGTAGCTACCTCCTGTTGGAGGATAAAACCCTGCTGTATCTGTTCCTCCTGATCTTTTTGGGCTACAGCTTTACTTCCCTTTATGTTTCTCACCATTACGGAGCCCAGATCAAGGGTTGGTCCAGTGTAATCGCAGAAAGGGATTACACCTCCTTTTTACTCACCATTCCCCAAGCAGGCATTATGGGGGCACTGGTAATCACCCTTTACCCTGGATTTTACATGCCAATTCCATTAATTGCTGGTTTTATACTGATGATAGTGGGCATGGGGTTCAACCTGGTGGTCCGGAAGGAATTAGGTAAGAACTGGGTACCTTTATCTAAAACAACACCTAATCAGGAGCTGGTCACCGACGGACTTTATTCACGGGTTCGGCACCCATTCTACCTTTCTATTTTAATCCTGTTTACCGGAGTGGCCGTAATTTCCTGGAACTGGTACGGATTGATATTCCTGATGGCCCTGGTGGGGGGATTGATAATCAGGATCAAAAAGGAAGAAAATAACCTGATCATCAAATTTGGTGATGAATACCAGGAGTATATGGAAAAAACAGGAATGTTAATACCCAAAATAACCTAA
- a CDS encoding flavodoxin family protein: MKVLGFVGSPREDGNTKIMVEEVLDGAREAGAETELFNLNQMDIAPCQACMHCKENEGECGTDDDMQTAYAQIREADAFVLGSPVYMWQMSAQAKLFTDRLYANFKTGFEDKYGQKAVALVFSQGNPDKNLFQEYFYYTQNMFEFLGYKMVGMISSHDNSIPGAVENKKEVLDQARELGMKLTQG; the protein is encoded by the coding sequence ATGAAAGTACTGGGATTTGTGGGAAGTCCACGTGAGGATGGTAACACTAAAATCATGGTGGAAGAGGTGCTAGATGGTGCCCGGGAAGCAGGAGCGGAAACCGAACTTTTCAATCTGAACCAGATGGATATTGCTCCCTGCCAGGCCTGCATGCACTGCAAGGAAAACGAAGGAGAATGTGGGACTGACGACGATATGCAGACGGCTTATGCTCAGATAAGGGAAGCAGATGCCTTTGTACTGGGATCCCCGGTTTATATGTGGCAAATGAGTGCCCAGGCCAAGCTATTCACCGATCGTTTATATGCCAACTTCAAAACCGGGTTTGAGGATAAATACGGGCAAAAAGCAGTGGCACTGGTATTTTCTCAGGGAAACCCTGATAAGAACCTATTCCAAGAGTACTTCTACTACACCCAGAATATGTTCGAATTTCTGGGGTACAAGATGGTAGGTATGATTTCCTCCCATGATAACAGTATTCCCGGGGCGGTTGAAAACAAAAAAGAAGTATTAGACCAGGCCCGGGAACTGGGGATGAAATTAACCCAGGGATAG
- a CDS encoding ATP-binding protein gives MKRDVIRINQEKCNGCGLCVTGCPEGALQVIDGKAHLISDLFCDGLGACIGDCPEGAIEIERREAEPYDESRVMENITKAGPNVIKAHLKHLHEHGETKYLEEAINVLKEKNLEVPDYEEDAPLACGCPGSAMQVPEPQSGGSESPQILSAELGNWPVQLQLLNPNAPYLKNADLLIAADCAPFAYANFHQRFLKDKILIIFCPKLDHTIDQYVEKLSEIFTKQDIKSISIVHMEVPCCSGIEVIVKRALEKAQKNIIIKDYTISINGEIM, from the coding sequence ATGAAGCGAGATGTTATCCGGATCAATCAGGAAAAATGTAATGGCTGTGGTCTCTGTGTTACTGGGTGCCCCGAGGGTGCTCTGCAGGTAATTGATGGTAAGGCCCATCTCATCAGTGACTTATTCTGTGATGGGCTGGGGGCCTGTATCGGTGACTGCCCGGAAGGAGCTATAGAGATCGAGAGAAGGGAGGCTGAACCCTACGATGAATCTCGGGTTATGGAAAATATTACAAAAGCCGGACCCAATGTTATTAAGGCCCATTTGAAGCATCTGCACGAGCACGGTGAGACAAAATACCTGGAAGAAGCCATTAATGTTTTAAAGGAAAAAAATCTGGAAGTGCCTGATTATGAAGAGGATGCTCCTCTGGCCTGTGGCTGTCCGGGTTCTGCAATGCAGGTTCCAGAGCCCCAGTCCGGAGGAAGTGAATCTCCCCAGATTTTAAGTGCCGAACTGGGTAACTGGCCAGTACAACTGCAACTTTTAAACCCCAATGCCCCTTACCTGAAAAATGCAGACCTCCTCATTGCTGCGGACTGTGCGCCCTTTGCCTATGCCAATTTCCACCAGAGATTTTTAAAGGATAAGATTCTCATCATTTTCTGCCCCAAACTGGATCACACCATTGACCAATACGTGGAGAAGTTAAGTGAGATCTTCACCAAGCAGGACATAAAATCAATATCCATTGTGCACATGGAGGTTCCCTGCTGTTCCGGTATTGAAGTAATCGTTAAAAGGGCTCTGGAAAAGGCTCAGAAGAATATAATCATAAAGGATTACACTATCTCCATAAATGGAGAAATAATGTAG